In the genome of Dickeya fangzhongdai, one region contains:
- a CDS encoding sensor histidine kinase, translated as MSEKTRVGHAAATLRVIPLVLMAVGIAVVDTLTKLEIAVGVFQIAIVLLAVRVLTPRGVTAIAALCIVLTLLSYKLSKPDGSESSLINCGISLLAITLSTYLALKMSAAINAFHEARAQLAQISRVNLMGELTASIAHEVNQPLASIVTSGNACLRWLNATPANQARAELAVQRIINDANRASEIIARIRGFASRTPPHKAWLNITDTIDEMLLLIRTELIQQRILFSFNVTEGLPPILADKIQIQQVLMNLILNAVDAIDAANTEQRALSVTVDRDNSGDIRFAVCDHGVGFKPEESERLFDTFFTTKSTGMGMGLTISRSIIETHGGRIWASANTDGGATFYFTLPGTEKKRHEQHHSE; from the coding sequence ATGAGTGAGAAAACGCGCGTCGGCCACGCTGCCGCAACGCTGCGGGTGATTCCGCTGGTGCTGATGGCGGTGGGTATCGCGGTGGTGGATACCCTCACCAAGCTGGAGATCGCGGTGGGGGTGTTTCAGATCGCCATCGTGCTGCTGGCGGTGCGCGTTCTGACCCCGCGCGGCGTCACCGCCATCGCGGCGCTGTGCATCGTGCTGACGCTGCTTAGTTATAAGCTCAGCAAGCCCGACGGCAGCGAATCCAGCCTGATCAACTGCGGCATCAGCCTGCTGGCGATCACGCTGTCGACCTATCTGGCGTTGAAAATGTCGGCCGCCATCAACGCGTTTCATGAAGCGCGCGCCCAGCTGGCGCAGATCTCCCGCGTTAACCTGATGGGCGAACTGACCGCGTCGATCGCCCATGAGGTTAACCAGCCGCTGGCCTCCATCGTCACCAGCGGCAACGCCTGCCTGCGCTGGCTCAACGCCACGCCGGCCAATCAGGCGCGCGCGGAACTGGCGGTACAGCGCATCATCAACGACGCCAACCGCGCCAGCGAAATTATCGCCCGCATCCGCGGATTCGCCAGCCGCACGCCCCCGCACAAGGCCTGGCTGAACATCACCGATACCATCGACGAAATGCTGCTGTTGATTCGCACCGAACTGATACAGCAGCGTATTTTGTTTAGCTTCAACGTGACGGAAGGGCTGCCGCCCATTCTGGCGGACAAGATCCAGATTCAGCAGGTGCTGATGAACCTGATTCTGAATGCGGTGGATGCCATCGACGCCGCCAATACCGAACAACGCGCGCTCTCGGTCACCGTGGACCGCGATAACAGCGGTGATATCCGCTTTGCGGTCTGCGATCATGGCGTCGGGTTTAAACCGGAAGAAAGCGAGCGGCTGTTCGACACCTTTTTCACCACCAAATCGACCGGCATGGGCATGGGCCTGACCATCAGCCGATCAATCATCGAAACCCACGGCGGCCGGATCTGGGCCAGCGCCAATACCGACGGCGGCGCCACCTTCTACTTCACCCTGCCGGGGACGGAAAAAAAGCGCCATGAACAACACCATTCTGAATGA
- a CDS encoding ABC transporter permease — MHHPLQSIMTDQAARPIRRHAAPSYRADMLFFTLLALVAALVVYGMEQMSLPLSILDASPVRLDIALLPEYALRTTLRMFVALGVSLLFTLVIATLAAKSRKAEMVIIPALDILQSVPVLGFLTFTVTFFMGLFPGRQLGVECAAIFAIFTSQAWNMAFSFFQSLRTLPGDLSEVSQQFGFSPWRRFIRLELPFATPGLVWNMMMSMSGGWFFVVASEAITVGNTTVSLPGIGSWLALAIAQENLTAIAWAVVAMTVVIVLYDQLLFRPVVAWADKFRFEQTASQKRPRSWVYDLIRRTHISTAIARVVSWPLHTLAALRWPPMPRFLRHTPGPRYSKITDRLWLALVVIGVLAGVVQLVQYIGASLGMADVIAVFGMGLATLARVVVLIALASVIWLPIGVWIGLQPSVAERLQPLAQFLAAFPANVLFPFAVIIIAGFNLNPDIWLSPLMVLGTQWYILFNVIAGAAALPTDLLEAARIYGIRRWQWWRQVALPGIFPYYVTGALTASGGSWNASIVSESISWGKQHLEATGLGAYIANATTAADFPRVALGIAVMSVFVIAFNRLLWRPLYQFAERRLRLG; from the coding sequence ATGCATCATCCACTTCAGAGCATTATGACTGACCAGGCCGCGCGCCCTATCCGGCGGCATGCCGCGCCGTCCTACCGGGCGGACATGCTGTTTTTCACCCTGCTGGCGCTGGTGGCCGCACTGGTGGTGTACGGCATGGAACAAATGAGCCTGCCGCTCTCCATTCTGGATGCCAGCCCGGTCAGGCTCGATATCGCCCTGCTGCCCGAATACGCGCTACGCACCACCCTACGCATGTTCGTGGCGCTGGGGGTGTCGTTGCTGTTCACGCTGGTCATCGCCACGCTGGCCGCCAAGAGCCGCAAGGCCGAGATGGTGATCATCCCGGCGCTGGATATCCTGCAATCGGTGCCGGTGCTGGGGTTTCTGACCTTCACCGTTACCTTTTTCATGGGGCTGTTTCCCGGCCGCCAGCTAGGGGTGGAGTGCGCCGCCATCTTCGCCATTTTCACCAGTCAGGCCTGGAATATGGCGTTCAGTTTTTTCCAGTCGCTGCGCACCCTGCCCGGCGATCTGAGCGAGGTCAGCCAGCAATTCGGTTTCTCGCCCTGGCGGCGGTTTATCCGGCTGGAGTTGCCGTTCGCCACCCCCGGTCTGGTGTGGAACATGATGATGTCGATGTCCGGCGGCTGGTTCTTCGTGGTGGCGTCGGAAGCGATCACCGTCGGCAACACCACCGTCAGCCTGCCGGGGATCGGCTCCTGGCTGGCGCTGGCGATCGCACAGGAAAACCTGACCGCCATCGCCTGGGCGGTCGTCGCCATGACCGTGGTGATTGTGCTTTACGATCAATTGCTGTTCCGGCCGGTGGTGGCCTGGGCGGATAAGTTCCGTTTTGAGCAGACCGCCTCGCAAAAAAGACCGCGTTCCTGGGTCTACGACCTGATCCGCCGCACCCACATTTCAACGGCGATCGCCAGAGTAGTTAGCTGGCCGTTGCACACGCTGGCGGCGTTGCGCTGGCCGCCGATGCCACGGTTTTTACGCCACACGCCCGGCCCACGTTACAGCAAGATCACCGACCGGCTGTGGCTGGCGCTGGTGGTTATCGGCGTGCTGGCGGGCGTGGTGCAGTTGGTGCAATACATCGGCGCGTCGCTCGGCATGGCGGACGTCATCGCAGTGTTCGGCATGGGGCTGGCGACGCTGGCGCGGGTGGTGGTGCTGATCGCGCTGGCCAGCGTCATCTGGCTGCCGATCGGCGTGTGGATCGGTCTGCAGCCCAGCGTCGCCGAACGCCTGCAGCCGCTGGCGCAGTTTCTGGCCGCCTTTCCGGCCAACGTGCTGTTTCCATTCGCGGTCATCATTATTGCCGGCTTCAACCTCAATCCAGATATCTGGCTGTCGCCGCTGATGGTGCTGGGTACCCAGTGGTACATCCTGTTCAACGTGATCGCCGGCGCCGCCGCCCTGCCGACCGACCTGCTGGAAGCCGCGCGCATTTACGGCATCCGGCGCTGGCAGTGGTGGCGTCAGGTGGCGCTGCCCGGCATTTTTCCCTACTACGTGACCGGCGCGCTCACCGCTTCCGGCGGTTCCTGGAACGCCAGCATCGTGTCCGAATCCATTTCCTGGGGGAAACAGCATCTGGAAGCGACCGGCCTTGGCGCCTACATCGCCAACGCGACCACCGCGGCCGACTTTCCCCGGGTCGCGCTGGGCATCGCGGTGATGTCGGTATTTGTGATCGCCTTTAACCGCCTGCTGTGGCGCCCCCTGTACCAATTTGCCGAACGCCGTCTGCGTCTCGGGTAA
- a CDS encoding MgtC family protein produces the protein MNLTIFALNLLLAMALGAIIGAERQWRQRMAGLRTNALVATGAAAFILCSLSFEPVSAGRIAAQVVSGIGFLGAGVIMRDGMNVRGLNTAATLWCSAAIGLLCGLSLYWEAVIAVMIILCANILLREFAQRMNQHPQPPEADRETRYRVEAICGSQDEIIIRALILQAINLVSLHLHSLRSSDMDKNLMEVSAEIIARTSSQKDIEAIVCRISLEKNISSVKWSMVSALPE, from the coding sequence ATGAACCTGACTATTTTCGCATTGAACTTACTGTTGGCGATGGCGCTGGGCGCTATTATCGGCGCCGAACGTCAGTGGCGTCAGCGGATGGCGGGGTTGCGCACCAATGCGCTGGTCGCCACCGGCGCCGCCGCCTTTATTCTCTGCTCTCTGTCGTTTGAGCCGGTGAGCGCCGGGCGGATTGCCGCCCAGGTTGTCTCCGGCATCGGTTTTCTGGGCGCGGGCGTGATTATGCGCGACGGCATGAATGTGCGGGGGCTGAATACCGCGGCGACATTATGGTGTTCGGCGGCGATTGGTTTGTTATGCGGATTAAGTTTGTATTGGGAGGCGGTAATTGCAGTCATGATTATTCTGTGCGCCAATATATTATTGCGTGAGTTTGCTCAGCGCATGAATCAGCATCCACAACCGCCGGAAGCCGATCGGGAAACCCGGTATCGGGTCGAAGCGATTTGCGGTTCGCAGGATGAAATTATTATCCGTGCGCTGATATTACAGGCGATTAATCTGGTATCGCTGCATCTGCATTCATTACGCAGTTCGGATATGGATAAGAATTTAATGGAGGTCAGCGCGGAAATTATCGCCAGAACCTCGTCGCAGAAAGATATTGAAGCTATCGTTTGCCGCATCAGTCTGGAAAAGAATATCAGTTCGGTAAAATGGAGTATGGTGTCGGCGCTGCCGGAATAA
- a CDS encoding response regulator transcription factor, translating to MNNTILNEHAPIVYIVDDDASVRAALEDLLASVGLESRAFESPQQFISAPRPDRPGCLILDVRMPGMSGLDFQDDMHRHGITLPVIFITAHGDIPMSVRAMKAGALEFLTKPFREQDLLDAIQKGLERDGEQRRQADIQARLQACHDSLTAGEQQVLEQVVTGQLNKQIAAQLGVSEVTVKVRRAAVMRKMNADSLAELVRLYDALKKNAQG from the coding sequence ATGAACAACACCATTCTGAATGAACACGCGCCGATCGTGTATATCGTCGATGATGACGCATCGGTGCGGGCCGCGTTGGAAGACCTGCTGGCATCGGTCGGGCTGGAGAGCCGTGCGTTCGAGTCGCCGCAACAGTTTATCAGCGCGCCCCGCCCTGACCGGCCGGGCTGCCTGATTCTGGATGTACGGATGCCGGGCATGAGCGGGCTGGATTTTCAGGATGACATGCACCGCCACGGCATCACGCTGCCGGTGATTTTTATTACCGCCCACGGCGACATTCCGATGTCGGTGCGCGCCATGAAAGCGGGCGCGCTGGAATTTCTGACCAAACCGTTTCGCGAGCAGGACCTGCTCGACGCCATCCAGAAAGGACTGGAGCGGGATGGCGAACAACGCCGTCAGGCCGATATTCAGGCCAGACTACAGGCGTGCCACGACAGCCTGACCGCCGGCGAACAGCAGGTGCTGGAACAGGTGGTGACCGGGCAGTTGAACAAGCAAATCGCCGCGCAACTGGGCGTCAGCGAGGTGACGGTGAAAGTGCGGCGTGCGGCGGTAATGCGCAAAATGAACGCCGACTCGCTGGCCGAGCTGGTGCGGCTGTACGATGCGTTGAAGAAGAACGCACAGGGGTGA
- the katG gene encoding catalase/peroxidase HPI, whose amino-acid sequence MTTESKCPFHHQSTPVTASGSGTDNRDWWPNQLNLKILHQHSSLSDPLDKGFNYAEAFNSLDLDAVKKDLHALMTDSQDWWPADFGHYGPLFIRMAWHSAGTYRTGDGRGGAGAGQQRFAPLNSWPDNVNLDKARRLLWPIKQKYGQKISWADLMILTGNVALESMGFKTFGFAGGRPDVWEPEEDVYWGSETTWLGGDKRYSGERSLENPLAAVQMGLIYVNPEGPNGNPDPVAAAKDIRETFSRMAMNDEETVALIAGGHTFGKTHGAGDAALVGPEPEAAGIEEQGLGWKSKFGSGKGGDTISSGLEVTWTQTPTQWSNYFFQNLFGYEWELTKSPAGAHQWQPKGGAGAGEVPDAHDPSKRHVPTMLTTDLSLRFDPAYEKISRRFYENPEQFADAFARAWFKLTHRDMGPRARYLGPDVPAEELIWQDPIPAVNHTLISEQDIATLKAGVLASGLSVSQLVSTAWASASTFRGSDKRGGANGARIRLAPQKDWAVNQPDQLAKVLSTLENIQNEFNRAQSDNKQVSLADLIVLAGAVGVEQAAKAAGHAVTVPFTPGRMDASQQQTDVESFAVLEPIADGFRNYLKGHYSVAAEALLVDKAQLLTLSAPEMTVLVGGLRVLGANVGQASHGVFTTQPGALTNDFFVNLLDMGTTWKAAAGTEGVFEGRDRVSGDLKWTGTRVDLIFGSHSQLRALAEVYGSTDAQAKFVHDFVAAWTKVMNLDRFDLA is encoded by the coding sequence ATGACAACTGAAAGCAAATGCCCATTCCATCACCAGAGTACGCCGGTTACCGCCAGCGGTAGCGGCACCGACAACCGGGACTGGTGGCCGAATCAACTGAATCTGAAAATTCTGCACCAGCACTCTTCCCTGTCCGACCCGCTGGATAAGGGCTTCAACTATGCCGAGGCGTTTAACAGCCTCGACCTCGATGCGGTTAAAAAAGACCTTCATGCCCTGATGACCGACTCGCAGGACTGGTGGCCGGCGGACTTCGGTCACTACGGTCCGTTGTTTATCCGTATGGCCTGGCACAGCGCCGGCACCTACCGCACCGGCGACGGCCGCGGCGGCGCCGGTGCGGGTCAGCAGCGTTTCGCACCGCTCAACAGCTGGCCCGATAACGTCAACCTCGACAAAGCGCGCCGCCTGCTGTGGCCAATCAAGCAAAAATACGGCCAGAAAATTTCGTGGGCCGACCTGATGATCCTCACCGGCAACGTGGCGCTGGAATCGATGGGATTCAAAACCTTCGGTTTTGCCGGCGGGCGTCCGGACGTGTGGGAACCGGAAGAAGATGTGTACTGGGGCTCGGAGACCACCTGGCTGGGCGGCGACAAGCGCTACTCCGGCGAGCGCAGTCTGGAAAACCCGCTGGCTGCGGTGCAAATGGGCCTGATTTACGTCAACCCGGAAGGCCCGAACGGCAACCCGGATCCGGTCGCCGCCGCGAAAGACATCCGCGAAACCTTCAGCCGCATGGCGATGAACGATGAAGAAACCGTGGCGCTGATCGCCGGCGGCCATACCTTCGGCAAGACCCACGGCGCGGGCGACGCCGCGCTGGTCGGCCCGGAACCGGAAGCGGCCGGCATTGAAGAACAAGGTCTGGGCTGGAAGAGCAAATTTGGCAGCGGCAAAGGCGGCGACACCATTTCCAGCGGCCTGGAAGTGACCTGGACGCAAACGCCGACCCAATGGAGCAACTACTTCTTCCAGAACCTGTTCGGCTACGAGTGGGAACTGACCAAAAGCCCGGCCGGCGCCCATCAGTGGCAACCGAAAGGCGGTGCGGGCGCCGGTGAAGTGCCGGACGCGCATGACCCGTCCAAACGCCACGTGCCTACCATGCTGACCACCGACCTGTCGCTGCGTTTCGACCCGGCGTACGAAAAAATTTCCCGTCGTTTCTACGAGAACCCGGAACAGTTTGCCGACGCGTTCGCCCGCGCCTGGTTCAAACTGACGCACCGCGACATGGGGCCGCGCGCCCGCTATCTCGGCCCGGACGTTCCGGCCGAAGAGCTGATCTGGCAGGACCCGATCCCGGCGGTTAATCACACCCTGATAAGCGAGCAGGATATCGCCACCCTGAAAGCCGGGGTGCTGGCTTCCGGTCTGAGCGTGTCCCAGTTGGTGTCGACCGCCTGGGCCTCGGCGTCCACCTTCCGTGGCTCCGACAAACGCGGCGGCGCCAACGGCGCGCGCATTCGCCTCGCGCCCCAGAAAGACTGGGCGGTCAACCAGCCGGACCAGTTGGCGAAGGTCCTGAGCACGCTGGAAAACATCCAGAACGAGTTCAACCGCGCCCAGTCCGACAACAAGCAAGTGTCGCTGGCCGACCTGATCGTGCTGGCCGGCGCCGTCGGGGTGGAGCAAGCCGCGAAAGCCGCCGGTCATGCGGTCACCGTGCCTTTCACTCCGGGGCGGATGGATGCGTCGCAGCAACAAACCGACGTCGAGTCTTTCGCGGTGCTGGAACCGATCGCCGACGGCTTCCGCAACTACCTGAAAGGCCATTACAGCGTAGCGGCAGAAGCGCTGCTGGTGGATAAGGCGCAGTTGCTGACGCTGAGCGCGCCGGAAATGACGGTGCTGGTAGGCGGTCTGCGCGTACTGGGCGCCAATGTCGGCCAGGCATCGCACGGCGTATTCACCACTCAGCCCGGCGCGCTGACCAATGACTTCTTCGTGAACCTGCTGGACATGGGCACGACGTGGAAAGCGGCGGCAGGAACGGAAGGCGTGTTTGAAGGGCGCGATCGCGTTAGCGGCGACCTGAAGTGGACCGGCACCCGCGTCGATCTGATCTTCGGTTCCCACTCGCAACTGCGCGCGCTGGCCGAGGTCTACGGCAGTACGGACGCACAGGCGAAGTTTGTACACGACTTCGTCGCCGCCTGGACCAAAGTGATGAACCTCGATCGTTTCGATCTGGCGTAA
- a CDS encoding AAA-associated domain-containing protein, whose product MTAHQQHCLVKVQHVRHLYGKPGSAERLVLDDVNLTLDNNEIVGLLGRSGSGKSTLLRSIAGLLTPSAGQVDFPPGPDGRPTTVSMVFQSFALFPWLTVQQNVEVGLEAQNVPVEQRRKRALAAIDLIGLDGFENAYPKELSGGMRQRVGLARALVVDPDILLMDEPFSALDVLTAETLRTDLLDLWGEGRMPIKSILMVTHNIEEAVLMCDRIILFSINPGRVAYEIRVDLPQPRNRQDPAFRALVEDIYVKMTSDNGAGAARQGIFPGAGLGMVLPLVSTNSLAGLIEAVHAAPYDGKADLPELANALQYTADELFPVAEILQLLRFAELQGGDIRLLPAASRYADASVDERKQLFAQHLLNYVPLVAHIRRVLDERSSRTAPARRFRDELEDFMSEIDAARTLNSVTQWGRYAELFAYDETHDQFSLENPS is encoded by the coding sequence ATGACTGCCCATCAACAACACTGCCTGGTGAAGGTGCAACACGTCCGGCATCTGTATGGCAAACCCGGGAGCGCCGAGCGGCTGGTGCTGGACGACGTCAACCTGACGTTGGACAACAACGAGATCGTCGGGCTGCTCGGCCGCTCCGGTTCCGGCAAGTCGACCCTGCTGCGTTCGATCGCCGGGCTGCTCACGCCGAGCGCCGGTCAGGTGGATTTTCCGCCGGGACCGGACGGCAGGCCGACTACCGTCAGCATGGTGTTCCAGAGTTTCGCCCTGTTTCCCTGGCTGACGGTGCAGCAAAACGTCGAAGTCGGGCTGGAAGCGCAGAACGTGCCGGTGGAGCAGCGCCGTAAACGGGCGCTGGCGGCCATCGACCTGATCGGCCTCGACGGGTTTGAAAACGCCTATCCCAAAGAGTTATCCGGCGGGATGCGTCAGCGCGTCGGGCTGGCGCGCGCGCTGGTGGTGGACCCGGACATCCTGCTGATGGACGAGCCGTTTTCCGCGCTGGACGTGCTGACCGCCGAAACCCTGCGCACCGATCTGCTGGACCTGTGGGGCGAAGGCCGAATGCCGATCAAGTCCATCCTGATGGTGACGCACAATATCGAAGAAGCGGTGCTGATGTGCGATCGCATCATCCTGTTTTCCATCAACCCCGGCCGGGTGGCCTATGAAATCCGCGTCGACCTGCCGCAGCCGCGCAACCGCCAGGACCCGGCGTTTCGCGCGCTGGTTGAAGATATTTACGTTAAAATGACTTCAGATAACGGCGCAGGCGCCGCACGACAGGGGATTTTCCCCGGCGCCGGGCTGGGCATGGTGCTGCCGCTGGTGTCCACCAACTCGCTGGCCGGCCTGATCGAGGCGGTACACGCCGCGCCGTATGACGGCAAGGCCGACCTGCCCGAGCTGGCGAATGCGTTGCAGTACACCGCCGATGAACTGTTCCCGGTGGCGGAGATCCTGCAATTGCTGCGGTTCGCCGAGCTGCAGGGCGGCGACATTCGGCTGCTGCCCGCCGCCAGCCGCTACGCCGACGCCAGCGTGGATGAACGCAAACAGCTGTTCGCCCAGCATTTGCTCAATTACGTGCCGCTGGTCGCGCACATCCGACGGGTGCTGGACGAACGTTCGTCGCGCACCGCCCCAGCCCGCCGCTTTCGCGACGAACTGGAGGATTTCATGTCGGAAATCGACGCGGCGCGAACCCTGAATTCGGTCACGCAATGGGGACGTTACGCGGAACTGTTCGCCTATGACGAAACCCACGACCAGTTCAGCCTGGAAAACCCGTCGTAA
- a CDS encoding CidA/LrgA family protein, which yields MRTFITRFWHQARAFLLIYACLYLGIGVSAVLPITLPGSIIGMLLLFLLLSLQIIPAQWVKPGCHVLIRYMALLFVPIGVGVMQYFGLLRAQFAPVIISCAASTLVVLITVSSCSHLIHGRKPAHHQADAEKGADHAA from the coding sequence ATGCGTACGTTCATTACCCGCTTCTGGCACCAGGCCCGGGCGTTTTTACTGATTTATGCCTGTTTATACCTCGGTATCGGCGTGTCCGCCGTGTTGCCCATCACCTTGCCGGGCAGCATCATCGGCATGCTGCTCCTGTTTCTGTTGTTGTCGTTGCAGATTATCCCGGCGCAGTGGGTCAAACCGGGGTGCCATGTGCTGATCCGCTATATGGCGCTGTTGTTCGTGCCGATTGGCGTCGGCGTGATGCAGTATTTCGGCCTGCTGCGCGCCCAGTTCGCGCCGGTCATCATTTCCTGCGCCGCCAGTACGCTGGTGGTGCTGATCACCGTAAGCAGCTGCTCGCATCTGATCCACGGGCGTAAACCGGCTCACCATCAGGCCGATGCGGAAAAAGGAGCCGACCATGCTGCATGA
- the ftsI gene encoding peptidoglycan glycosyltransferase FtsI — MLKRHSTGVGVTYFQGRFVLLCVGISVCLVLLMARVGYLQVVASLQLEKEANQRSLRELVMQPLRGSITDRNGHPLAVSVASNDVVADPIHVLESDPTLAGAQWNALSTALSLPLSAIKDKIQENAHRHFLYIGRRVEAGIADYVRQLHIGGISTPADASRYYPMSDAVSNLIGIVGLDGQGLDGIERSFNKLLLGKPGLRVYRKDRYGNVVSLMADDPAQQAPTLTLSIDSYLQFVLYSHLRDGVQLNKADSGAAVLIDVNTGEILGMASYPSYNPNNYEGEPQKNMRNVAMSDSFEPGSTVKPLVVMAGLQRHLIRPDSVIDTTPYPVNGHLIKDVGHWSRLTITGILQKSSDIGVSHIALAMPASVLVDLYHRFGLGVASGLGIEGETSGYFPLHRERWSDIERATFSFGYGLRVTPLQIAREYATIGSFGVFRPVSITKVTPPVLGTRVIDEDVARTVVHMMESDALPGGSGVTAAVPGYRLAIKTGTAEKMGSDGKYDGGYVNYTAGVAPASQPRVALVVMINHPDAGKHFGGSVAGPVFGHIMGDVLRHMDIAPDALTQ, encoded by the coding sequence ATGCTCAAAAGACATTCTACAGGTGTGGGTGTGACCTATTTTCAGGGTCGCTTTGTTTTATTGTGTGTCGGTATCAGTGTCTGCCTGGTGCTGTTGATGGCCCGCGTCGGGTATTTGCAGGTAGTGGCAAGCCTGCAACTTGAGAAAGAAGCCAATCAGCGTTCACTACGTGAATTGGTGATGCAACCGCTGCGCGGCAGCATCACCGATCGCAACGGTCATCCGCTGGCGGTCAGCGTGGCCTCCAATGACGTGGTGGCCGATCCGATTCATGTGCTGGAGAGCGACCCGACGCTGGCCGGTGCGCAGTGGAACGCGCTATCCACCGCGTTATCGCTGCCGCTCAGCGCCATTAAAGACAAGATTCAGGAGAATGCGCACCGTCACTTTCTCTATATCGGACGCCGGGTCGAAGCTGGGATAGCTGATTACGTGCGTCAATTGCATATCGGCGGCATCTCGACCCCGGCCGATGCCAGCCGCTACTACCCGATGAGCGATGCGGTATCCAACCTTATCGGCATCGTCGGGCTGGATGGGCAGGGGCTGGACGGCATTGAACGGAGTTTCAACAAGCTGCTGCTGGGCAAGCCGGGATTGCGGGTTTACCGCAAAGATCGTTACGGCAACGTGGTCAGCCTGATGGCCGACGATCCGGCGCAGCAGGCGCCGACGCTGACTCTGAGCATCGACAGTTATCTGCAGTTCGTTCTCTATTCGCACCTGCGTGACGGCGTGCAACTGAACAAGGCCGATTCCGGGGCCGCGGTGCTGATTGACGTCAACACCGGGGAGATTCTCGGTATGGCCAGCTACCCGTCCTACAACCCCAATAATTACGAAGGCGAGCCGCAGAAGAACATGCGGAATGTGGCGATGTCGGACAGCTTCGAGCCGGGGTCGACCGTCAAACCGCTGGTGGTGATGGCGGGGCTGCAACGCCATCTGATCCGGCCCGATTCGGTCATCGACACCACGCCTTATCCGGTTAACGGACACCTGATTAAAGACGTCGGGCACTGGAGCCGGCTGACCATCACCGGCATTTTGCAAAAATCCAGCGATATCGGGGTGTCGCATATCGCACTGGCGATGCCGGCAAGCGTGCTGGTCGATCTCTATCATCGCTTTGGGCTCGGTGTTGCCAGCGGATTGGGGATCGAGGGTGAAACCAGCGGCTATTTTCCGCTGCATCGTGAGCGCTGGTCCGACATTGAACGCGCGACCTTTTCATTCGGCTACGGGCTGCGCGTCACGCCGCTGCAGATTGCGCGCGAGTACGCCACGATTGGGTCATTCGGCGTCTTCCGTCCGGTTTCCATCACCAAAGTGACGCCGCCGGTGCTCGGCACCCGGGTGATCGACGAGGATGTGGCGAGGACGGTGGTACATATGATGGAGAGCGATGCTCTGCCCGGCGGCAGCGGGGTAACGGCCGCCGTTCCCGGCTATCGTCTGGCGATTAAAACCGGTACGGCCGAGAAAATGGGGTCTGATGGCAAATACGACGGCGGTTACGTCAACTACACCGCCGGGGTGGCGCCGGCCAGTCAGCCGCGGGTGGCGCTGGTGGTGATGATCAACCATCCCGACGCCGGCAAACACTTCGGCGGGTCGGTCGCCGGCCCGGTCTTCGGCCACATCATGGGCGACGTGCTGCGCCACATGGATATTGCGCCAGACGCGCTCACCCAATAA